One window of the Candidatus Chryseobacterium colombiense genome contains the following:
- the bamA gene encoding outer membrane protein assembly factor BamA, with protein sequence MKFRLLPIIMFAASAHFYGQVTPQDSTRVSSSVHAENQAGTYTLKDIVVDGVKKYTPAQILRFTGLMKGESVDIPGQKISTAVKKLWDTQSFSEVEVYVESIEGETIVLKFYLQDLKELGEVKFTGKGIGKSKNEKLAKDNNLKPGTKITQNLVSSLKTNIPKDYVKKGFADAKITIKDKINASDPALVDWTIEVDKGKRVKIDHIEFEGNKNVTDSKLRKKAFKETKQKRFGIGGILKSSKFVEDKYQEDKQSLISYYNSLGYRDAAIVSDSVWRNKRNNYEINVKLSEGKQYYIGDITFTGNTVFATEYLQRILGYKKGDIYDAVGFNKKVGEDGGKEDDSDIKSIYMNNGYLFSNVTPVEKSVDGDKINLEIRINEGEKATWNKVTWSGNVTTHDHVILRSLMTKPGELFRKSDIKRTYFDLAGMSFFDPQQVGQDIQPNPQDNTVDIGWKLVEKGSSQVQLQAGYGGNSFIGTLGLTFNNFSLRNFLKFKDFRPVPQGDGQTLSIQAQAGQYFQNYGISFTEPWLFGTKPTALSVSLNTSRVNYSDAYGNSQKLNIFSASVGLNRRLGWPDDYFSLYTGLQYQKYKFSNYPFEFGNTTEYYGNANNLSINLGLSRNSAGIDPIFPTVGSNVELTAKFTPPYSLFSNKDYSTMSPVDKYKWMEFYKVKFKADIYNEIAGKLVLRSSAEMGFMDGYNKELGAPPFERYYVGGTGLFGGRYDGRELIPLRGYENASTYGGTSEDITQRGGGTIYNRFTLELRYPISMSQTAKIYALTFAEGGNVWNSWGKYNPFQLKRSVGVGVRVYMGAFGLIGFDFAYGFDKTINSTDPSGWKTHFLMNQSL encoded by the coding sequence ATGAAGTTTAGATTATTACCCATCATAATGTTTGCTGCTTCTGCACATTTTTATGGACAAGTAACACCGCAGGATAGTACAAGAGTAAGCTCTTCTGTACATGCAGAAAATCAAGCAGGGACATATACGTTAAAGGATATCGTCGTTGATGGGGTTAAAAAATATACACCCGCTCAAATTCTGAGATTTACAGGATTAATGAAAGGTGAGTCTGTAGATATTCCGGGGCAGAAGATCAGTACTGCTGTAAAGAAACTTTGGGATACTCAGTCATTTTCCGAAGTGGAAGTATATGTTGAAAGTATTGAAGGAGAAACGATTGTTTTAAAATTCTATCTGCAGGATTTAAAAGAACTTGGTGAAGTAAAATTTACAGGAAAAGGAATTGGTAAGTCTAAAAACGAGAAACTTGCTAAAGATAATAATCTAAAACCTGGAACTAAAATCACACAGAATTTGGTTTCAAGTTTGAAAACAAATATTCCGAAAGATTACGTTAAGAAAGGATTTGCAGATGCTAAAATTACCATTAAGGATAAAATAAATGCAAGTGATCCTGCCTTAGTGGACTGGACGATTGAAGTTGATAAAGGAAAAAGAGTCAAAATCGATCATATTGAATTTGAAGGAAATAAGAATGTTACCGATTCTAAGCTAAGAAAAAAAGCGTTCAAAGAAACGAAGCAGAAAAGATTCGGAATTGGGGGGATTCTAAAATCTTCCAAATTTGTTGAAGATAAATACCAGGAAGATAAGCAAAGCCTTATCAGTTATTATAACTCTTTGGGATATAGAGATGCTGCAATTGTTTCAGATTCCGTATGGAGAAACAAAAGAAACAATTACGAGATCAACGTAAAATTGAGTGAAGGTAAACAATACTATATTGGGGATATTACTTTCACGGGAAATACTGTATTTGCAACAGAATATTTACAAAGAATTTTAGGATATAAGAAAGGAGATATTTACGATGCTGTAGGATTCAATAAGAAAGTAGGAGAAGACGGTGGTAAAGAAGATGATTCTGATATCAAGTCAATCTATATGAATAACGGATATTTATTCTCTAATGTAACTCCTGTTGAAAAATCAGTAGATGGAGATAAGATTAATCTTGAGATCCGTATCAACGAAGGCGAAAAAGCTACTTGGAATAAAGTAACTTGGAGTGGAAACGTAACGACTCATGACCACGTTATTCTTAGATCATTAATGACAAAACCGGGAGAACTATTCAGGAAATCCGATATTAAGAGAACGTATTTTGACCTGGCCGGGATGTCATTCTTTGATCCTCAGCAGGTAGGACAGGATATTCAGCCAAATCCACAGGATAATACTGTTGATATCGGTTGGAAACTTGTGGAAAAAGGATCTTCACAGGTACAGTTACAGGCCGGATACGGAGGAAATAGCTTCATTGGAACATTAGGATTAACGTTCAATAATTTCTCATTAAGAAATTTCCTTAAGTTCAAAGACTTTAGACCTGTTCCTCAGGGTGACGGACAAACGTTGTCTATCCAGGCACAGGCAGGACAGTATTTCCAAAACTATGGTATTTCATTTACAGAGCCATGGTTGTTCGGAACAAAACCGACTGCACTTTCTGTAAGTTTGAATACTTCTAGAGTAAATTACAGTGATGCATACGGAAACTCTCAGAAATTGAATATTTTCTCTGCTTCAGTAGGGCTTAACAGACGATTGGGCTGGCCGGATGATTACTTCTCATTGTATACAGGTTTACAATATCAGAAATATAAGTTTAGTAATTATCCATTTGAATTTGGTAATACTACTGAATATTATGGAAATGCAAATAACCTCAGTATAAATTTAGGATTAAGCAGAAACTCTGCGGGTATTGATCCAATTTTCCCAACAGTAGGTTCAAATGTAGAACTTACAGCTAAGTTTACACCACCGTATTCATTGTTTAGTAACAAAGACTATTCAACAATGAGTCCTGTAGATAAGTATAAATGGATGGAATTTTATAAAGTGAAATTCAAAGCAGATATTTATAACGAAATTGCGGGGAAACTTGTGTTAAGGTCTTCTGCTGAGATGGGATTCATGGATGGATATAACAAAGAACTTGGTGCACCGCCTTTCGAAAGATATTATGTAGGAGGTACAGGTTTATTCGGAGGAAGATATGACGGTAGAGAACTTATTCCACTAAGAGGATATGAAAATGCATCTACTTACGGAGGAACATCTGAAGATATTACTCAACGAGGAGGAGGAACTATCTATAACAGATTTACTTTGGAATTGAGATATCCGATTTCAATGAGTCAGACGGCTAAAATCTATGCACTTACTTTTGCTGAAGGAGGAAACGTATGGAACTCTTGGGGTAAGTATAACCCTTTCCAGCTAAAGAGATCAGTCGGAGTTGGGGTAAGAGTATATATGGGAGCATTTGGACTTATCGGATTTGACTTTGCATATGGATTTGATAAAACAATCAATTCAACAGATCCTTCAGGCTGGAAGACCCATTTCTTGATGAACCAATCTTTATAA
- the uppS gene encoding polyprenyl diphosphate synthase: protein MSLLKDKIDPENLPQHVAIIMDGNGRWAKSRGEERTFGHKNAIDAVRNAINACNEINIPYLTLYTFSSENWNRPDDEVNTLMNLLMETLLLEAEEIFSKGLRMHVIGNLEKLPPLVKDQLLRVIELTKNNSKGNLILAISYGSQNEILNSVKEISTDVKNGKLEVDKIDEKVFESYLYTKDFPPVDLMIRTSGEVRISNFLLWQIAYAELQFLDILWPDFTKEIFFQCILNYQNKERRYGKTGEQINVQ, encoded by the coding sequence ATGTCGTTGTTAAAAGATAAAATAGATCCCGAAAACCTCCCACAACATGTTGCCATCATTATGGATGGAAACGGAAGATGGGCAAAATCTCGGGGAGAAGAAAGAACATTTGGTCACAAGAATGCCATTGATGCGGTAAGAAATGCTATTAATGCTTGTAACGAAATTAATATTCCTTATTTAACCCTCTATACTTTTTCCTCGGAAAACTGGAACCGACCAGATGACGAAGTAAATACATTAATGAATTTACTTATGGAAACTTTATTGCTTGAAGCTGAAGAGATTTTTAGCAAAGGGTTAAGAATGCATGTGATCGGGAATTTGGAAAAATTGCCCCCACTTGTAAAAGATCAGCTGTTAAGAGTTATAGAACTCACCAAAAATAATTCAAAAGGAAATCTGATTCTTGCAATTAGTTATGGCTCTCAAAATGAAATTTTGAATTCGGTAAAAGAAATCAGTACCGATGTGAAAAATGGGAAGCTTGAGGTAGATAAAATAGATGAAAAAGTATTTGAAAGCTATTTGTATACAAAAGATTTCCCACCTGTTGATTTAATGATCAGGACAAGTGGAGAAGTAAGGATCAGTAATTTTCTACTTTGGCAGATTGCCTATGCTGAATTACAGTTTTTAGATATACTTTGGCCAGACTTTACAAAAGAGATTTTCTTCCAATGTATCTTAAATTATCAGAATAAGGAAAGAAGATACGGGAAAACCGGAGAACAAATAAACGTTCAGTAA
- a CDS encoding DUF6089 family protein, whose protein sequence is MNKKLLFSFLTVMGTMVSMKAQRNELGIRLGMSNLVGDVGNTNYILQKPLSMDRVSDWGVPFYGGLLYRFNFNPYQTVRLDLGYNQIQFSDKAAKEQYRRNRNAFGKNNVYEASLSFEYNFLPVNNEQMGMLSPYIFAGVGAIMYDAPKTTLVNDFRRDADGVAQAPINEQDFTTTPVYSTGKKIAMHVPFGVGLKYKFNHNWAVFAEATFRLTLTDQLDYSKVLPKDVKSTYNSDILSPGGGSLLGTGNYYIVSQEREAAYKGTRTIGDGDSRDWLNTFSLGLTYSFGRPPCYCD, encoded by the coding sequence ATGAATAAAAAATTATTGTTTAGCTTTCTTACCGTTATGGGAACAATGGTAAGCATGAAGGCACAAAGAAATGAATTGGGAATCCGACTGGGTATGAGTAACCTGGTAGGTGATGTAGGAAATACCAATTATATTTTACAAAAACCGTTGAGTATGGATAGAGTTTCTGATTGGGGAGTTCCGTTTTATGGTGGTTTATTATATAGATTTAATTTTAACCCTTATCAAACGGTAAGACTAGATTTGGGATACAATCAAATTCAGTTTAGCGATAAAGCTGCTAAAGAACAATATAGAAGAAATAGAAATGCTTTTGGTAAAAATAATGTTTATGAGGCTAGTTTAAGCTTTGAATATAACTTTTTACCAGTGAATAATGAGCAGATGGGAATGTTGAGCCCTTATATTTTTGCTGGGGTAGGAGCTATTATGTATGATGCTCCGAAAACTACTTTAGTGAATGATTTCAGAAGAGATGCAGATGGAGTGGCACAAGCGCCAATTAATGAACAGGATTTTACTACCACTCCGGTATATTCAACAGGGAAGAAAATAGCAATGCACGTTCCTTTTGGAGTTGGTTTGAAATATAAATTCAATCATAACTGGGCTGTTTTTGCGGAAGCAACATTCAGGTTGACTCTGACAGACCAGTTGGATTATAGTAAGGTTTTACCAAAAGATGTGAAATCAACATATAATTCTGATATCTTATCTCCGGGAGGAGGTTCACTGTTGGGAACAGGAAATTATTACATTGTGTCTCAGGAAAGAGAAGCTGCTTACAAAGGAACTAGAACTATCGGAGATGGAGACTCCAGAGATTGGTTGAATACTTTCAGTTTAGGATTGACCTATTCTTTTGGAAGACCTCCGTGTTATTGTGATTAA
- a CDS encoding polysaccharide biosynthesis tyrosine autokinase: MIPEKYVSLSKNDSSKDISGAFSLFDIENFIRRIIKNWYWFVLMFFIGYSLSWVYSKYYAQNIYASNLSLSVSNNTASYFTPNQSINFIWGQGGNQDGIYLKKMLLSRSHNEFLVKELGLFVNFSTKGTLKSTYLDKNDSPVFLEIDRKHLQQVNYPITLLPKGNNSYEVVLPEEGHSGNLYNYEIEGFQNISEFPKPANKTIKLNEWYTSPNLRFKLVPNPVTPGIKLDNIIVNLETVNQTVNGIVSTINVDFDKEINTIMIITKTGFNLNGTVNFLNKSVAELQKKRLADKNIINKNTDLYLQNSLNEIRKKLDSSALVLNYLKTSEKLYDIKDRDEKSLNKIKDLESKKADLLSKVNSLNSIRTTIDSQNFDKMISTGAAGFEDGFFSASISELKALYLKRREMASIYKPNSEPMIEINRLINEAKSGSSNSLRNYYTRYYDEINKIDKEVAAANSDLVAYPEKERKYLDAERGYNMIEATYNSLLGRQNEAQMKVATNQSDITVIDPAKNLGQLPVGPNKKGTELGIIGGFLFLPLLFIFVGEVLDNKIRNIKELLNVTKIPMLGVIGNNNNENMLTVLQSPKSSVSEAFRGIRANIRFLLNENQKSKVILITSSIGGEGKTYVSINLASVLGLSDKKTILLGMDLRKPKIFGDFSIDNKYGISNYLTGEVSIDQIINKTKIPNLDVATSGPIPPNPSELLMSERNIEFLEKLKGMYDFIIIDSPPVGLVADSYELMKYSDANIYVVRHEYTEKYMLKMITEKYHNQEVGNLGLVYNDYNTKQGYGYGYGYGYGYGYGYGYGYFDEDKNYKEPLLIRIRNKIQQILRKK, from the coding sequence ATGATTCCCGAAAAATATGTAAGTCTATCGAAAAATGATTCCTCGAAAGATATAAGTGGGGCTTTTTCTTTATTTGATATAGAAAACTTCATAAGAAGGATCATAAAGAACTGGTATTGGTTTGTTTTGATGTTTTTTATTGGATACTCTCTTTCATGGGTGTATAGTAAATATTATGCACAAAATATTTATGCGTCCAATCTGTCCTTAAGCGTTTCTAACAATACGGCAAGTTATTTTACCCCTAATCAGTCCATCAACTTTATCTGGGGACAAGGAGGTAATCAGGATGGGATTTATCTTAAAAAAATGCTTTTGTCCAGATCTCATAATGAGTTTCTGGTAAAAGAATTAGGGCTTTTTGTGAACTTTTCTACAAAAGGAACTTTAAAATCTACTTATTTAGATAAAAATGATTCTCCGGTATTTTTAGAGATTGATAGAAAACATTTACAGCAGGTTAATTATCCTATTACTTTATTACCAAAAGGAAATAACTCTTACGAAGTTGTGCTGCCGGAAGAAGGTCATTCAGGGAATTTATATAACTATGAAATAGAAGGTTTCCAAAATATCTCCGAATTTCCTAAACCTGCCAATAAAACGATAAAATTAAATGAATGGTATACTTCTCCTAATTTAAGATTTAAATTAGTACCGAACCCCGTTACTCCTGGCATAAAGCTGGATAATATTATTGTGAATTTAGAAACGGTGAACCAGACGGTAAACGGTATTGTTTCAACCATTAATGTTGATTTTGATAAAGAAATCAATACCATTATGATTATTACAAAAACAGGATTTAATCTGAATGGAACCGTTAATTTCTTGAATAAATCGGTTGCTGAACTTCAGAAAAAAAGATTGGCGGATAAAAATATTATTAATAAAAATACAGATTTATATTTACAGAACAGCTTAAACGAGATCAGGAAAAAACTTGATTCAAGTGCATTGGTACTGAACTATTTAAAGACATCTGAAAAATTATATGACATTAAAGACAGAGATGAAAAATCTTTAAATAAAATAAAAGATTTGGAATCTAAAAAGGCAGATCTTCTAAGCAAAGTAAACTCACTGAATTCTATCAGAACGACGATCGATAGTCAGAATTTTGACAAAATGATCAGTACAGGAGCTGCAGGATTTGAAGATGGTTTCTTTAGTGCATCCATATCTGAACTGAAAGCGCTTTATCTTAAAAGAAGAGAAATGGCTTCTATCTATAAGCCTAATTCTGAGCCTATGATTGAAATCAACAGGCTGATTAATGAAGCTAAGTCTGGTTCATCAAATTCGCTGAGAAACTACTACACTCGTTATTATGATGAAATTAATAAAATTGATAAAGAAGTAGCAGCTGCAAATTCCGACCTAGTCGCTTATCCTGAAAAAGAAAGAAAGTATCTTGATGCAGAAAGAGGGTATAACATGATTGAAGCTACTTATAACAGCTTGTTGGGAAGACAAAATGAAGCTCAAATGAAAGTGGCTACCAATCAGTCGGATATAACGGTTATTGACCCAGCTAAAAATTTGGGGCAATTGCCTGTAGGACCAAATAAAAAAGGAACTGAGCTAGGAATTATAGGAGGTTTTTTATTTTTACCGTTACTGTTTATTTTCGTAGGTGAAGTTCTGGATAATAAAATTAGAAATATTAAAGAGCTTTTAAATGTTACAAAAATACCAATGCTGGGAGTAATCGGTAATAATAATAACGAAAATATGCTTACCGTTCTTCAGTCTCCAAAATCTTCTGTTTCAGAAGCATTTAGAGGAATAAGAGCCAATATCAGATTTTTATTAAATGAAAACCAGAAAAGCAAGGTTATCCTGATTACTTCCTCTATTGGAGGAGAAGGTAAAACATATGTTTCGATTAATTTAGCTTCTGTATTAGGATTAAGTGATAAAAAAACCATTTTACTTGGAATGGACCTGAGAAAGCCTAAGATTTTCGGGGATTTTAGTATTGATAATAAATACGGAATTTCTAACTACCTTACTGGTGAGGTTTCGATAGATCAGATTATTAATAAAACAAAGATTCCTAATTTAGATGTAGCTACTTCAGGGCCTATTCCACCTAACCCTTCAGAACTTTTAATGAGTGAAAGAAATATTGAGTTTCTTGAAAAGCTTAAAGGAATGTATGATTTTATCATTATAGATTCTCCGCCGGTAGGATTAGTAGCAGATTCTTACGAACTCATGAAATATTCTGATGCTAATATTTATGTAGTTCGTCATGAGTATACCGAAAAATATATGCTTAAGATGATTACTGAGAAATACCATAATCAAGAAGTAGGAAATTTGGGTCTTGTTTATAACGACTATAATACAAAACAAGGTTATGGCTACGGTTATGGCTACGGTTATGGCTATGGTTACGGCTATGGTTATGGTTATTTTGATGAAGATAAAAACTATAAAGAACCACTATTAATTAGAATAAGAAATAAAATACAGCAAATATTGAGAAAGAAGTAA
- a CDS encoding polysaccharide biosynthesis/export family protein: MKNYKNLFLLLLAFVMTSCITTKEVRYMQPNESLVINEEGLVPYNIPVYRITKNDILNLNIITTPKGDAAQFYSSYNTSGGTNSGQIANNAMTSINNGNGSHGGNLNFYFNGLKVDSKGDINVFGIGYIKAEGRTIEEITQEIQLKVNENFQDGKSEVRLNTDGITYYILGDVETTGVTGEKVAHKNTLTITEALAMNGGLNRTVDRKTIVIHRKLPEGIKIAKIDLTREDVMNSPYYYVQNGDEIYLNTRAKSLNGFGKDPIQTITTGVSLLTTALSIYLLIKTL, encoded by the coding sequence ATGAAGAATTATAAAAATTTATTCCTTTTGTTACTGGCTTTTGTTATGACGTCTTGTATCACAACAAAAGAAGTGCGATATATGCAGCCTAATGAGAGTTTGGTGATTAATGAAGAAGGGCTTGTTCCATACAATATACCGGTATATCGAATTACCAAAAACGATATCCTTAATTTGAATATTATTACAACTCCTAAAGGAGATGCCGCTCAGTTTTACTCGAGTTATAATACATCAGGAGGAACAAATTCAGGGCAGATTGCAAATAATGCAATGACAAGCATAAATAACGGTAACGGAAGCCATGGTGGTAACCTTAATTTTTATTTTAATGGTCTTAAGGTAGACTCAAAAGGTGATATCAATGTATTTGGAATTGGTTATATTAAAGCTGAAGGGAGAACTATTGAAGAGATCACTCAGGAAATCCAGCTGAAAGTAAATGAAAATTTTCAGGATGGAAAATCTGAAGTGCGTTTAAATACAGACGGTATTACCTATTATATTCTTGGAGATGTAGAAACAACTGGAGTTACAGGAGAAAAAGTTGCCCATAAAAATACACTTACCATTACGGAAGCTCTTGCGATGAATGGTGGGCTTAACAGAACGGTTGACAGAAAAACAATTGTGATTCATAGAAAACTTCCGGAAGGCATCAAGATTGCTAAAATAGATCTTACCCGTGAAGATGTGATGAATTCTCCCTATTATTATGTTCAGAACGGTGATGAAATTTACCTGAATACGAGAGCGAAAAGCTTGAATGGTTTTGGAAAAGACCCTATACAAACTATAACAACAGGAGTTTCTCTTCTTACAACGGCTTTGTCAATCTACTTACTTATAAAAACACTGTAA
- a CDS encoding MraY family glycosyltransferase — protein MQSFELFLVGKGISIFYVKIGLGFLFSFLITFFSIPTIIKISRRKNLMDEPGIRSSHLRKIPNLGGVAMFYSIGVCASIFAYELFELYKFLFASLVILLYVGIMDDIVVMRAYKKLIAQIVVSSLIVIGSDIRIRSLFGICGIYEINYYVSVVFSILTFIVLINAFNLIDGIDGLAGGYSLICSALFGISYYRLGEYNYPLVVFSAVIVGSVLAFLYYNLSNYRATKIFMGDTGSMLLGFLLAFTSICFIDIFIDKTDPAVPRYHLPAAPAVAVAILILPIVDTLNVMMIRLVNRKSLFKADKNHIHHKLLRLGLTHRRSSFYIITYYLFIIIVANFLRHINVGLLLTIVLCLGFIGAYLPNFVYYLRNNVKK, from the coding sequence ATGCAGAGTTTTGAGCTGTTCTTAGTGGGGAAAGGGATTTCTATTTTTTACGTGAAAATAGGGTTAGGTTTCCTGTTCTCTTTTTTAATTACTTTTTTTTCTATTCCTACCATCATAAAAATTTCCAGAAGAAAAAATTTAATGGATGAGCCTGGAATAAGAAGTTCTCATCTGAGAAAGATTCCGAATCTTGGCGGAGTTGCCATGTTTTATTCTATCGGAGTCTGTGCTTCTATTTTTGCATATGAACTCTTTGAGCTTTATAAGTTTTTATTTGCATCATTGGTTATACTGCTTTATGTTGGAATCATGGATGATATTGTAGTAATGAGAGCTTACAAGAAACTCATTGCACAGATTGTGGTGTCGTCATTAATCGTGATTGGCTCGGATATCAGAATCAGAAGCCTTTTTGGGATTTGTGGTATTTATGAAATTAATTACTATGTGAGTGTGGTATTCAGTATACTTACTTTTATTGTATTAATTAATGCATTCAATCTTATCGACGGCATTGACGGTTTGGCGGGAGGGTATTCTTTGATATGCAGTGCTCTTTTCGGGATCAGTTATTATCGTTTGGGAGAGTATAATTATCCTTTAGTTGTTTTTTCGGCAGTAATTGTGGGGTCAGTTTTGGCATTTTTATATTATAATTTGTCCAATTATAGAGCCACTAAGATATTTATGGGAGATACAGGATCTATGTTGTTAGGATTTCTGCTTGCATTTACCAGTATTTGTTTTATAGATATTTTTATTGATAAGACAGATCCTGCAGTACCTCGTTATCATTTGCCTGCGGCTCCTGCTGTTGCTGTTGCAATTCTTATTTTACCAATTGTAGACACGTTGAACGTCATGATGATAAGATTGGTTAATCGGAAATCTTTGTTTAAAGCAGATAAAAACCATATTCACCATAAGCTTTTAAGACTTGGTCTTACCCATAGAAGATCTTCTTTTTATATTATTACTTACTATCTTTTCATAATAATTGTTGCGAATTTCCTAAGACATATCAATGTAGGTCTATTATTGACTATTGTTTTATGTTTAGGATTTATTGGTGCATATTTACCAAATTTTGTATACTATTTAAGAAATAATGTAAAGAAATAG
- a CDS encoding glycosyltransferase has protein sequence MKNVLQKISIIVPVYNVENYLAKCLDSLVNQTYQNIEILIVDDGSTDDSGKIISDFSGKFPEKIKSFYKKNGGLSDARNVGIDNATGDYIGFVDSDDYVVETMFEEMLDLAEKHSAEMVICNLQKVDESGNVVQKLTQIPNMPEKIDLETHFSVFSDISYFACNKLFKKELFETKRFKKGISFEDIQLIPQLLLECKTIAQTQNFHYQYLERQNSISKTHNEKGLDILQAVEDVEIAFEKSIYSHNKKELKNFQILEGIYTFLAYLAFVKNENLFYEMSDKLDVFRKKKAIKIKDILSYSRFDRNYILSLSVRKKIFYLLFFAGQKKLIRKLV, from the coding sequence ATGAAAAACGTTCTCCAAAAAATTTCTATCATTGTTCCTGTGTATAATGTCGAAAATTATTTGGCAAAATGTCTGGATTCTTTGGTGAATCAAACCTATCAGAATATTGAAATTTTGATAGTTGATGACGGAAGTACGGATGATTCCGGGAAAATTATTAGTGATTTTTCGGGAAAATTTCCGGAAAAGATTAAATCTTTTTATAAAAAAAACGGGGGACTAAGTGATGCCCGAAATGTTGGAATTGATAACGCAACCGGAGATTATATTGGTTTTGTAGATAGTGATGACTATGTTGTAGAAACCATGTTTGAAGAAATGCTGGATCTTGCAGAAAAGCATTCTGCTGAAATGGTAATCTGCAATCTTCAGAAAGTGGATGAGAGCGGAAATGTGGTGCAGAAACTGACGCAGATTCCCAATATGCCTGAAAAAATAGATCTTGAAACTCATTTTTCAGTTTTTTCAGATATTAGCTATTTTGCTTGTAATAAATTATTTAAAAAAGAGCTTTTTGAAACCAAAAGATTTAAAAAAGGAATTTCTTTTGAAGATATTCAGCTGATTCCGCAATTGCTTTTGGAGTGCAAAACGATTGCTCAGACCCAGAATTTCCATTATCAGTATCTGGAACGTCAGAATTCGATTTCAAAAACCCATAATGAAAAAGGACTGGATATTTTGCAGGCGGTTGAAGATGTGGAGATTGCTTTTGAAAAATCAATATATTCTCATAATAAAAAAGAGCTGAAAAACTTTCAGATCTTGGAAGGCATTTATACCTTCTTGGCTTACCTGGCTTTTGTGAAAAATGAAAACTTATTTTATGAAATGAGTGATAAGCTTGATGTTTTCAGGAAAAAAAAGGCTATTAAAATTAAAGATATATTGAGTTATAGTCGTTTTGATAGAAATTATATTTTATCTTTGTCTGTAAGGAAAAAAATTTTCTATCTGCTGTTTTTTGCAGGCCAGAAGAAGCTGATAAGGAAATTAGTATAA
- a CDS encoding formimidoylglutamase, translating into MNFEDFIISPRNFKTENWQIGNQITKDIKEDSIVLLFISDYRGANGDAEVQDFTGIRKEFYKLSQLDFEIPVVDLGDLVSGKSVQDSHYILQEVLSACHYKRAIPVIIGGSNDFAFSLFSALNFHTKNINYTQISNIISLKQGEMINEHTFLSKIFGAKNFSIKNYHHLGYQKHLNEADSVRLVKEVEFDIIRLAEMMNSTEKTEPFFRKADLVTVNCDAIESFSEPFSMNPQVNGLNRREICAYMKEIGLSENLKSVGIFNYNIYSENQLNHQLLAQMIWYLIEGINIQKSHPKERHYEVFYVLVDDRQYAFKRDTFSNLWYFGEDENIENCIPCSRKDFDEAKKGWLNARFTKI; encoded by the coding sequence ATGAATTTCGAAGACTTTATCATTTCACCAAGAAATTTCAAAACTGAAAACTGGCAAATAGGAAACCAGATCACAAAAGATATTAAAGAAGATAGTATTGTGCTTCTTTTTATTTCGGATTATAGAGGGGCAAATGGAGATGCAGAGGTTCAGGATTTTACAGGAATCAGAAAAGAATTTTACAAACTTTCACAGCTGGATTTTGAAATTCCGGTTGTTGATTTAGGGGATTTGGTTTCGGGGAAATCTGTTCAGGATTCTCATTATATTTTACAGGAAGTGTTATCTGCTTGTCATTATAAAAGAGCAATTCCTGTGATTATTGGTGGTTCTAATGACTTTGCTTTTTCGCTTTTTTCGGCTCTTAACTTTCACACAAAAAATATTAATTATACTCAAATCAGTAATATTATTTCCCTGAAACAGGGCGAAATGATCAATGAACATACTTTTTTAAGCAAAATTTTCGGAGCTAAGAATTTTTCTATTAAGAATTATCATCACTTAGGCTATCAGAAACATTTAAATGAAGCAGATTCTGTAAGATTAGTCAAAGAAGTGGAGTTCGATATTATCCGTCTTGCTGAAATGATGAATTCCACAGAGAAAACCGAACCTTTCTTCAGAAAAGCGGATCTGGTAACGGTTAACTGTGATGCAATAGAAAGTTTCAGTGAGCCTTTTTCGATGAATCCGCAGGTGAATGGCTTGAACCGAAGAGAAATCTGTGCTTATATGAAAGAGATCGGGCTGAGTGAAAATTTAAAATCCGTAGGAATTTTTAATTATAATATTTATTCTGAAAATCAGCTGAATCACCAGCTTTTGGCACAAATGATCTGGTATCTGATTGAAGGAATCAATATTCAAAAGTCTCATCCCAAAGAAAGGCACTATGAGGTGTTTTATGTATTGGTGGATGACAGGCAATATGCTTTCAAGCGTGATACGTTCAGCAATCTTTGGTATTTTGGAGAAGATGAAAATATAGAAAACTGTATTCCTTGTTCGAGAAAGGATTTTGATGAGGCCAAAAAAGGCTGGCTGAATGCCCGGTTTACGAAAATTTAA